In a genomic window of Acidobacteriota bacterium:
- a CDS encoding TraR/DksA family transcriptional regulator, translated as MEQEVLERLHQKLLDKRRELQIALNIESQKDNQMDEEGKDPLDAAATYTNRELVARQIDQYRQLLLDVEEALERVEEGTYGVCLGSGEPIPIRRLDAIPWARYTIDYQEKLEQGLVID; from the coding sequence ATGGAACAAGAAGTTCTTGAACGGCTGCATCAAAAATTGCTCGACAAACGGCGGGAACTCCAAATTGCCCTGAACATTGAGTCTCAGAAAGACAACCAAATGGATGAAGAAGGCAAAGATCCGCTCGATGCAGCAGCGACTTATACCAATCGCGAACTGGTTGCTCGCCAGATTGATCAGTATCGTCAACTCCTGCTGGATGTTGAAGAAGCGTTGGAGCGAGTCGAAGAAGGAACCTATGGCGTCTGCCTCGGTTCCGGTGAGCCGATTCCGATTCGACGCCTGGATGCCATTCCCTGGGCCCGCTACACCATTGACTATCAAGAAAAGCTTGAGCAAGGTCTGGTCATTGATTGA
- a CDS encoding peptidoglycan-binding protein has translation MPSFSLIRRMLAVFVIGFVLTAGLFPQDLFASQRKRAAAKRSAAKRSGGAKKSSRTKKTSRKSTRASSKKSRGKTSARSNRSRRGKTRYVRTRRGGRRAVYTRSRRGRARSRATVASTPRAPRTPPRAQIPSDRVTEIQDALKKAGFYQGEMTGEYDSSTREAMSAFQRANGIKETGMPTAHALAKLGLTKKTSAAGDTSAPGVQFEPSKNQPQNEEDNNQ, from the coding sequence ATGCCTTCTTTTTCGTTGATTCGTCGAATGCTGGCCGTCTTTGTCATCGGCTTTGTCCTCACCGCTGGTCTTTTTCCGCAAGACCTCTTTGCCAGCCAGCGCAAACGCGCCGCGGCTAAACGATCAGCCGCCAAACGCTCTGGCGGTGCCAAGAAATCATCCCGTACCAAAAAAACCAGTCGCAAGAGCACTCGCGCCAGCAGCAAAAAAAGCCGTGGGAAGACCAGTGCCCGCTCCAATCGGAGTCGGCGTGGAAAGACCCGCTATGTCCGCACCCGTCGTGGAGGACGCCGTGCCGTATACACCCGGAGCCGCCGGGGCCGGGCGCGGAGCCGAGCCACGGTTGCCAGTACGCCACGGGCACCACGGACGCCACCTCGGGCTCAAATTCCTTCAGACCGGGTAACCGAAATCCAGGATGCTTTGAAAAAGGCCGGGTTCTATCAAGGTGAGATGACTGGTGAGTATGATTCATCAACCCGTGAAGCCATGAGCGCTTTCCAACGCGCCAATGGAATCAAAGAAACCGGGATGCCGACGGCGCACGCCCTGGCTAAACTGGGGTTGACGAAAAAGACTTCAGCCGCGGGCGACACCTCAGCTCCGGGCGTCCAGTTTGAACCATCCAAAAACCAGCCGCAAAATGAGGAAGACAATAATCAGTAG
- a CDS encoding zf-TFIIB domain-containing protein, with protein MNCPICRTTQLVSIQLEDQLWAFTCTACHGHWISSAKYHAWLAYHGQTLPEKPYDGPPLDTSDVEQTKICPECHRVMLRYLVGHGTGFSLDLCTGCQGVWFDPNQWQALKGKNLHDEVHLIITSPWQSKVRREEARNRIDALYEKWFQEDYEEIQRIRDWVQNHPNRQRLIAFLIDRDPYS; from the coding sequence ATGAACTGTCCAATTTGTCGCACCACACAGCTTGTTAGCATTCAACTGGAAGATCAGCTTTGGGCATTTACCTGTACTGCCTGTCACGGACATTGGATTTCTTCAGCAAAATACCACGCCTGGCTGGCATATCATGGGCAAACCCTGCCGGAAAAACCCTATGACGGGCCGCCGCTGGATACATCCGATGTGGAACAGACCAAAATCTGCCCTGAATGTCATCGGGTGATGCTCCGTTATCTGGTTGGCCACGGGACTGGGTTCTCACTCGATTTGTGCACCGGATGTCAGGGTGTCTGGTTTGATCCTAATCAATGGCAGGCTTTAAAAGGAAAAAACCTGCACGACGAAGTACACCTCATCATCACTTCGCCCTGGCAAAGCAAAGTCCGCCGCGAAGAAGCCCGCAACCGGATTGACGCCCTGTATGAAAAGTGGTTTCAGGAAGACTATGAGGAAATCCAGCGCATTCGAGACTGGGTTCAAAACCATCCCAATCGCCAGCGGTTGATCGCCTTCCTGATTGACCGGGATCCCTACAGTTAG
- a CDS encoding GTP-binding protein has translation MSGPAVNIVTGFLGSGKTTLLQHVLKHGLNGRRVALIINEMADLGIDGQIVECANVERMIELNNGCICCTINREFASAIQSIIETANPHLIIIETTGAAEVMPLIDEVYTCGLRVDAVITVVDALNFFAAAETSDVTMEQVAGADFLVLNKLDLVTARPLGKVRRTLRKINPRALILETVRGALESDVLFATSAASFREHLRRSPSLVESSGAITTATSPVLERYLAAASSGHRSSRGSRSLPVASGNHLQEADLSAFSYTSSEPLKRLAFEQFLEALPPAVYRAKGIVHFDGERWPCLFNFTCGRYDLDPLLYPVTAGFQNQAIFIGHTISTIKPQILPRLQACERNSPNHK, from the coding sequence ATGTCTGGACCAGCCGTTAACATCGTCACCGGATTTTTAGGCAGCGGAAAAACCACGCTGCTCCAACACGTGCTCAAGCACGGACTCAATGGCCGTCGGGTCGCCTTGATCATCAATGAGATGGCCGACCTGGGAATTGACGGCCAGATTGTCGAATGCGCCAATGTTGAGCGCATGATTGAACTCAACAACGGGTGTATCTGCTGCACCATCAACCGCGAATTTGCGTCAGCCATTCAATCCATTATTGAAACCGCCAATCCGCACCTGATCATTATTGAAACCACCGGCGCTGCCGAAGTCATGCCGCTCATTGATGAGGTTTACACCTGTGGGCTTCGGGTGGACGCGGTGATTACGGTGGTGGATGCGCTTAACTTTTTTGCGGCGGCTGAAACCAGCGATGTCACGATGGAACAGGTTGCCGGGGCGGATTTTCTCGTTTTGAACAAGCTGGATCTGGTCACGGCTCGACCGTTGGGGAAAGTGCGACGAACACTGCGCAAAATCAATCCTCGGGCGCTGATTTTGGAAACAGTTCGCGGCGCGCTGGAAAGTGATGTGCTGTTTGCGACCAGTGCGGCTTCATTTCGCGAACATCTCCGCCGGTCACCATCACTGGTTGAATCATCTGGTGCAATAACGACAGCCACCTCACCTGTCCTGGAACGGTATCTGGCGGCGGCGAGCAGTGGGCACCGATCCAGTCGTGGTTCGCGAAGCCTTCCGGTGGCAAGCGGCAATCATCTCCAGGAAGCTGATCTGTCGGCCTTTAGCTATACCAGTTCCGAACCATTGAAACGGCTGGCCTTTGAACAATTTCTCGAAGCACTCCCACCAGCCGTCTACCGGGCCAAAGGGATTGTTCATTTTGACGGTGAACGCTGGCCCTGCCTGTTTAATTTCACCTGTGGCCGCTATGATCTGGATCCGTTGCTCTACCCGGTCACGGCAGGGTTCCAAAATCAGGCAATTTTTATTGGCCACACGATTTCAACGATCAAACCCCAAATCCTGCCCAGACTTCAGGCTTGTGAACGGAATTCTCCAAATCACAAATAA
- a CDS encoding response regulator produces MSTDPKCLTRCGQKKFHIWTVLGMWLSLCVTLCLCSGSVFALDPQKTLTQYGHDVWQDGLPHTSILSLCQTRDGYLWFGTHEGLVRFNGTQFTVFDKRNTPEIKSNSIWSLFEDRSGRLWIGTLSGGLVCYQNRAFRAYSMRDGLAGDFVYAFCEDAAGTLWVGTKSGLSRLVNDRFESFTTQDGLSSNNILSLCADTIGDIWIGTDGGGLNRFHQGQFTKAEGLPHTTVSSLWCGRNGRLWIGLYGGGFGYFEQGKFVGYSQRDGLSSNLVWALLEDRTGTLWVGTEGGGLNRFQNGTLQVYATRQGLSQDYARSLCIDFEGSLWIGTNAGLNRLKDGKFINYSTQEGLSNNNTRSVLEDHAGRMWIGTDGGGVNCLHNGAITTYTTANGLSNNLVKSICEDRLGRLWFGTTGGGVDCWTDGRFTAHLNTKNGLTNDIVYALCEDRLGRLWVGTYGGGVNCVENGKVTATYTVANGLAHNVVRSLFVDRQGVVWIGTDGGGINRIKDGTITTLSSRDGLSSDIVFSFYEDPTGALWIGTNSGLNWFKDGHVTAFTTRQGLFDDKIFQILEDENGFLWMTCNKGVFQIRRAELEQVGRGEIPLAQSVVYGKADGMRSSQCNGASQPAGWKARDGRMWFPTPAGVTVIDPRHIPVNRLPPPVVIEKVLVNNEPIPLYPQRQIEFAPGKENFEFYYAGLSLLVPEKVTFQYRLEGFESEWKSADTRRVAFYTNVPPGTYRFVVRAQNNDGIWSTAPATVEFTLKPYFYQSPWAIFLMTGIVIGGVYGGTQLRLRALSQRTERLEARIRARTRELAQTIDQLRLSEKNALELKDKALEAERKALEASATKSMFLANMSHEIRTPMNGVLGMLELLLETRLGTDQQEYASIAHHSAESLLQIINDILDFSKIESGKLQLELVDFDLTRTIIEGVELFARQAHQKGIELAYLIAEDVPPWLHGDPVRLRQVILNLVGNAVKFTQTGHVVLRVRVESLHSPDTICLRFEVTDTGIGIPVTITSHIFESFSQADGSTTRQFGGTGLGLAISKQLAELMNGQIGVESTIGKGSTFWFTAQFGLTHHSVPTLRSVGETTSDRPDFSHLRVLVVEHSEIVRETCQTYLRRLGVECEIAEEGLQALGVLRAAVKAGEPFHLMLIEKELPEMNGLAVISMVKSIPNLASTRIFLLTPVDQILTDTELKEMGVEARIPKPVNPFHLQALLASTFASVNQEELVQERKFETTGILFTESNLTADNDQPKTSGVILVVEDNPVNQKLTVRLLEKRGYRVDVVDNGEEAIRALQHRTYDLVFMDCQMPEMDGYEATQIIRRLEAMNQLGHPDSSVGGLNGIMPHVPIVALTANAMVGDREKCLAAGMDEYLSKPLKRHELDAVLLRWARTE; encoded by the coding sequence ATGTCTACTGATCCAAAATGTTTGACCCGATGTGGGCAGAAAAAATTTCACATTTGGACAGTGCTGGGGATGTGGCTATCCCTGTGTGTCACGCTGTGCCTGTGTTCTGGTTCCGTTTTTGCACTCGACCCTCAAAAAACGCTGACTCAGTATGGACATGACGTCTGGCAGGACGGGTTGCCGCATACTTCGATTCTTTCTCTATGTCAAACCAGGGATGGGTATTTGTGGTTTGGAACCCACGAAGGTCTGGTTCGGTTCAACGGCACTCAGTTTACTGTCTTTGATAAGCGCAATACTCCGGAAATCAAAAGCAACAGTATCTGGTCACTGTTTGAAGATCGCTCGGGGCGGTTGTGGATTGGCACCCTCAGTGGTGGTTTGGTGTGTTACCAGAATCGCGCCTTTCGGGCCTATTCAATGCGTGACGGACTGGCTGGCGATTTTGTGTATGCGTTTTGTGAAGATGCCGCCGGCACACTCTGGGTTGGTACCAAATCGGGGCTCAGTCGGCTGGTCAACGACCGGTTTGAGTCATTTACCACACAAGATGGCCTTTCCTCCAATAATATCCTCTCTCTGTGTGCCGACACGATTGGAGATATCTGGATTGGCACCGATGGTGGTGGGCTCAACCGATTTCATCAGGGCCAGTTTACAAAAGCCGAAGGGCTGCCGCATACCACGGTTTCATCGCTTTGGTGCGGACGAAATGGCCGGTTGTGGATTGGTCTGTATGGTGGCGGGTTTGGATATTTTGAGCAAGGGAAATTCGTCGGGTACAGCCAGCGCGATGGGTTATCGAGCAATCTGGTGTGGGCCCTGCTTGAAGATCGCACCGGAACGCTCTGGGTTGGAACCGAAGGCGGTGGCCTCAACCGGTTTCAAAATGGAACACTGCAGGTCTACGCCACACGCCAGGGACTTTCGCAGGATTATGCCCGCTCACTCTGCATTGACTTTGAAGGCAGCCTCTGGATTGGCACCAATGCCGGTCTGAATCGCCTGAAAGATGGAAAATTCATCAACTATTCAACCCAGGAAGGTCTGTCGAACAACAATACCCGCTCTGTTTTAGAAGACCATGCCGGGAGGATGTGGATTGGCACGGATGGCGGCGGCGTCAATTGCCTTCATAATGGAGCCATCACGACGTACACCACTGCCAATGGATTGTCCAACAACCTGGTGAAGTCCATTTGTGAAGACCGGCTTGGGCGACTCTGGTTTGGCACGACCGGAGGTGGGGTTGATTGTTGGACTGATGGACGATTCACTGCTCACCTGAACACCAAAAATGGGCTCACCAACGATATTGTGTATGCCCTGTGTGAAGACCGGCTTGGGCGACTCTGGGTAGGCACGTATGGCGGCGGGGTCAATTGTGTCGAGAATGGCAAAGTGACGGCGACCTACACCGTCGCCAACGGCCTGGCCCATAATGTTGTGCGATCCTTATTTGTTGATCGCCAGGGTGTGGTTTGGATTGGCACCGATGGTGGCGGAATCAATCGCATCAAGGATGGAACCATCACGACCCTATCATCCCGTGATGGGTTATCGAGCGATATCGTCTTTTCATTTTATGAGGATCCAACCGGTGCACTCTGGATTGGCACCAATAGTGGCCTGAACTGGTTTAAAGATGGTCACGTGACTGCCTTTACCACGCGTCAGGGATTGTTTGACGATAAGATTTTCCAAATCCTGGAAGATGAGAATGGATTTTTGTGGATGACGTGCAACAAGGGGGTGTTTCAAATCCGCCGGGCAGAGCTTGAGCAGGTTGGACGTGGCGAAATTCCCCTGGCACAGTCGGTTGTGTATGGAAAAGCCGATGGGATGCGCTCCAGCCAGTGCAACGGAGCCTCACAGCCAGCCGGTTGGAAGGCGCGTGATGGGCGGATGTGGTTCCCAACGCCGGCTGGAGTCACGGTGATTGACCCCCGGCATATTCCGGTCAACAGGTTACCGCCACCAGTTGTCATTGAAAAAGTGCTGGTCAATAACGAGCCAATTCCGCTCTATCCTCAACGTCAGATTGAGTTTGCCCCAGGAAAAGAAAATTTTGAGTTTTATTATGCCGGGCTGAGTTTGCTGGTGCCGGAAAAGGTGACCTTTCAATATCGGCTTGAAGGGTTTGAATCGGAATGGAAGTCAGCCGACACGCGGCGGGTCGCGTTTTATACCAACGTGCCGCCGGGCACATACCGCTTTGTCGTTCGGGCTCAAAACAATGATGGTATCTGGAGCACTGCGCCAGCCACGGTCGAGTTCACCCTGAAACCTTATTTTTACCAGTCACCCTGGGCCATTTTTCTGATGACCGGCATTGTGATTGGGGGCGTTTATGGCGGGACGCAGTTGCGGTTGCGAGCCTTGAGCCAGCGAACCGAACGCCTTGAAGCACGGATTCGGGCCCGCACCCGTGAACTGGCACAAACGATTGATCAGCTTCGACTTTCAGAGAAAAACGCGCTGGAACTCAAAGACAAAGCCCTCGAAGCTGAACGCAAAGCCCTCGAAGCCAGCGCAACCAAAAGCATGTTTTTGGCCAATATGAGCCATGAAATCCGAACGCCGATGAACGGAGTTCTGGGCATGCTGGAATTGCTGCTCGAAACCCGACTGGGCACTGACCAGCAGGAATATGCCTCGATTGCGCATCATTCGGCGGAATCGCTGTTGCAGATCATCAACGACATTTTGGATTTCTCGAAAATCGAATCCGGCAAACTGCAGCTTGAACTGGTGGATTTTGATCTTACCCGCACCATTATTGAGGGCGTTGAGTTATTTGCCCGGCAGGCACATCAAAAAGGTATCGAGCTGGCCTACTTGATAGCTGAAGATGTACCCCCCTGGCTGCACGGCGATCCGGTTCGACTCCGGCAGGTAATTCTCAATCTGGTTGGCAACGCCGTCAAATTTACCCAAACCGGGCATGTCGTTCTCCGTGTCAGAGTGGAGTCTTTGCATTCACCAGATACCATCTGCCTCCGCTTTGAGGTTACTGACACCGGAATTGGGATTCCTGTCACCATCACAAGCCATATTTTTGAATCCTTTTCGCAGGCTGACGGCTCAACCACCCGCCAGTTTGGGGGGACAGGATTGGGGCTTGCCATTTCAAAGCAACTTGCCGAGTTGATGAACGGGCAAATTGGAGTTGAAAGTACAATCGGAAAAGGAAGTACTTTTTGGTTTACGGCCCAGTTTGGATTGACTCACCACTCCGTACCCACACTCCGGTCAGTTGGGGAAACCACCTCAGATCGGCCTGATTTTTCACATCTGCGGGTACTGGTGGTTGAACATTCTGAAATCGTGCGCGAAACCTGCCAGACGTATCTCAGACGGTTGGGCGTTGAGTGTGAAATTGCTGAAGAGGGCTTACAGGCATTGGGAGTGCTCCGCGCTGCGGTCAAGGCTGGTGAACCATTTCATCTGATGCTGATTGAGAAAGAGTTGCCTGAAATGAACGGATTGGCCGTGATCAGTATGGTCAAATCCATTCCCAATCTGGCTTCAACCCGAATCTTTCTGCTCACCCCGGTTGACCAGATTCTGACCGATACTGAACTCAAAGAAATGGGAGTTGAAGCTCGGATTCCAAAACCAGTCAACCCATTTCATTTACAGGCTTTGCTGGCTTCAACCTTTGCCTCTGTCAATCAGGAAGAACTTGTTCAGGAGAGAAAGTTTGAAACGACTGGAATCTTATTCACCGAAAGTAACCTGACCGCTGACAACGATCAGCCGAAGACCAGTGGGGTGATTCTGGTTGTCGAGGACAACCCGGTAAACCAAAAGTTGACAGTGCGGTTATTGGAAAAACGTGGATATCGGGTGGATGTGGTTGATAACGGAGAGGAAGCAATTCGCGCTTTGCAGCACCGAACCTATGATCTGGTGTTTATGGACTGCCAGATGCCCGAAATGGATGGGTATGAAGCAACACAAATTATCCGCCGATTGGAAGCAATGAACCAGTTGGGGCATCCTGACTCCTCAGTCGGTGGTTTAAATGGAATCATGCCACATGTTCCGATTGTTGCCTTAACTGCCAATGCGATGGTGGGTGATCGCGAAAAATGCCTGGCCGCTGGAATGGACGAATATCTTTCCAAACCGCTCAAAAGACACGAGTTGGATGCGGTTTTGCTTCGATGGGCAAGAACTGAGTAA
- a CDS encoding 3-hydroxyacyl-CoA dehydrogenase family protein, with protein MEFKKVGVLGCGLMGSGIAQVAASAGFETVVVEADQKALEKGMAGIQKSLAKFVEKGTLTPEAKDEILGRLSSSLELSALADCDIIIEAIIENLPIKHETFKKLDELCKPETVFASNTSSLSVTQMMTVTSPERQRRFVGVHFFNPVPLMKLVEVVRTILTAPEVFDAVNDFGKKLGKVTVRTSDRTGFIVNRLLVPYMLDAIRALEEGVGTIEDIDNAMKLGCGYPMGPFTLTDFVGVDTTYYIAQIMFDEFREKRFAPPPLLTRMVAAKLYGRKTGRGFYDYADPKNPKPMNLV; from the coding sequence ATGGAATTTAAAAAAGTAGGCGTTCTCGGATGTGGACTGATGGGCTCTGGCATTGCCCAGGTGGCAGCCAGTGCCGGGTTTGAAACCGTGGTGGTCGAAGCTGACCAGAAAGCACTTGAAAAGGGCATGGCCGGTATTCAGAAATCACTGGCCAAATTCGTCGAAAAAGGCACTCTCACGCCTGAAGCCAAAGACGAAATTCTGGGACGGCTTTCCAGCAGCCTCGAACTGTCAGCCCTGGCTGACTGTGACATCATCATCGAAGCCATCATTGAAAATCTTCCCATCAAGCACGAAACATTCAAAAAGCTTGATGAATTGTGCAAACCAGAAACCGTGTTTGCCAGCAATACGTCATCACTTTCAGTGACTCAAATGATGACGGTGACCAGCCCTGAGCGGCAACGTCGGTTTGTCGGCGTGCACTTCTTTAACCCGGTGCCGTTGATGAAACTGGTGGAAGTCGTCAGAACCATTTTAACCGCCCCTGAAGTCTTTGATGCGGTGAACGACTTTGGCAAAAAACTGGGCAAAGTCACGGTGCGCACCAGTGACCGAACTGGCTTTATTGTCAACCGGTTGCTTGTTCCGTATATGCTTGACGCCATCCGCGCTCTCGAAGAAGGCGTTGGGACAATTGAAGATATTGACAATGCCATGAAACTGGGCTGTGGCTATCCGATGGGGCCGTTTACGTTGACGGATTTCGTCGGCGTTGATACCACCTATTACATTGCCCAGATTATGTTTGACGAATTCCGCGAAAAACGGTTTGCGCCGCCGCCGCTCCTCACCCGGATGGTCGCCGCCAAACTGTATGGGCGGAAAACCGGTCGCGGCTTTTACGACTATGCCGATCCAAAAAATCCGAAGCCGATGAATTTGGTCTAG
- a CDS encoding MBL fold metallo-hydrolase has translation MNIHKLTVPTPFYVGPVNVYLIDQDPLTLVDVGPNTDEAWNALHAEMRRVGHEVRDLRRILISHAHTDHFGLAGRVQEISGARVFIHDWDAPRLKRDPDYTCHNTLLHRAGVPNEVTQGFKAGYESVKELAYHLLDVDTLKDEDEILFQNSALRVVHTPGHTPGSICLLRESTRHLLAADTLLKHITPNPTLHADPIDEQRRFPSLSEYLCSLARIKEMAPTYIQTGHGDDIADYSEHFHTLVHYTDRRQQKVIQFVQQKQSVTAWELSRYLFPNTKDVHIYLGVSEAQAHLDLAVAEGKLQLEKRGPIDFFRPA, from the coding sequence ATGAACATCCACAAACTTACCGTTCCAACGCCATTTTATGTCGGTCCGGTGAATGTCTACCTGATTGACCAGGATCCGTTGACGTTGGTAGATGTCGGTCCAAATACCGACGAAGCCTGGAACGCGCTGCACGCTGAAATGCGCCGGGTTGGTCACGAAGTCCGTGACCTCCGGCGCATTCTCATTTCACACGCGCACACGGATCATTTTGGGCTGGCCGGCAGAGTTCAGGAAATCTCTGGCGCGCGTGTCTTTATTCATGATTGGGATGCACCACGTCTAAAACGTGACCCGGATTACACCTGCCATAACACGCTGCTCCATCGGGCAGGTGTTCCAAATGAAGTCACTCAAGGATTTAAAGCTGGCTATGAATCCGTCAAAGAGCTGGCCTACCATCTGCTTGACGTAGACACACTCAAGGACGAAGACGAAATCCTGTTCCAAAATTCAGCGTTACGCGTGGTGCATACACCGGGACATACCCCTGGCAGCATTTGCCTGTTGCGCGAAAGCACGCGGCATTTGCTGGCGGCAGATACCCTGCTCAAACACATCACCCCAAATCCGACGCTGCATGCAGATCCAATTGACGAACAGCGTCGCTTTCCATCGCTTTCCGAATATTTATGCTCGCTGGCGCGCATCAAGGAGATGGCCCCAACCTATATCCAGACCGGCCATGGCGACGATATTGCTGATTACTCCGAGCATTTTCATACGCTGGTGCATTACACTGATCGCCGCCAGCAGAAAGTGATTCAGTTCGTCCAGCAGAAACAATCGGTCACCGCCTGGGAACTTTCGCGCTATCTCTTTCCAAATACAAAGGATGTTCACATTTACCTTGGCGTTTCCGAAGCCCAGGCTCACCTTGATCTGGCAGTTGCCGAAGGTAAGCTCCAGCTTGAAAAACGCGGCCCAATTGACTTCTTCCGCCCCGCTTGA
- a CDS encoding PQQ-dependent sugar dehydrogenase produces the protein MLRQALVRRPWVWCLVTSILGIHLHLLSNSTPAFNLEYTTRARQTTTPSITLERVVTGLSSPLLATHARDTSGRLFLVEQPGRIRIFQNGTLLESPFLDISSQLIFSGERGLLGLAFHPEFATNRRFFVNYTRRPDGATVIAEYQASASNPNLANNAERILLTIPQPFANHNGGMIEFGPDGFLYIGMGDGGSAGDPQNNAQNVDSLLGKFLRINVDSGNPYSSPSDNPFFGATRGRDEIYAVGLRNPFRFSFDRETGQLYAGDVGQNRLEEIDIITKGGNYGWRVMEASDCFNPSTNCNRTGLTLPIAEYDHSVGCSVTGGYVYRGSRFPSLDGIYFYGDYCTGVIFGYRNGQSFEVRAPDSNLNITSFGEDADGELYVISQGGEVFRILGPQNEPCSLTCPNDITVTDEDGNGSEAVTFSAPQTSGNCGTVTSTPASGSTFAVGTTTVRSRTVDGSAECSFTVTVRPKPADSVEPAVQVIAPNGGETITAGDQVTITWTSSDNVAVVSQDIDYLFEFIDLAPVPIVTGLPGNAQSFLWEFNGRESAADTIRIRVIAFDEAENRGTDMSDAPLTLVTPTVDTTPPTVRVVSPNGGEKLKAGTTTIIRWESADNQGVNRHDVLLSTDDGASFPTTLASGLPGTAQSFDFAIPATQGKSKTARIQVRATDDAGNSAFDTSDASFRIKRRK, from the coding sequence ATGTTACGTCAGGCTTTGGTTCGCAGGCCGTGGGTATGGTGTCTTGTCACCAGCATCCTTGGAATTCACCTCCACCTTCTCTCAAATTCAACACCCGCTTTCAATTTGGAATACACCACCAGGGCGCGGCAGACAACCACGCCATCCATCACCCTTGAACGCGTGGTCACAGGGTTATCGAGCCCGCTCCTGGCCACGCATGCTCGCGACACCAGTGGCCGACTGTTCCTGGTTGAGCAACCTGGACGGATCCGTATTTTTCAGAATGGCACCCTGCTGGAATCACCCTTTTTGGATATTTCCTCGCAATTGATTTTTAGTGGAGAACGTGGACTCCTTGGACTCGCCTTTCATCCGGAATTTGCAACCAATCGCCGTTTTTTTGTGAACTACACGCGCCGACCTGATGGCGCCACGGTGATTGCCGAATACCAGGCCAGCGCCAGCAACCCCAATCTGGCCAACAACGCCGAGCGAATCCTGCTCACGATTCCACAACCCTTTGCCAATCATAATGGCGGCATGATTGAGTTTGGGCCGGATGGGTTTCTCTACATCGGGATGGGCGATGGAGGATCGGCGGGTGACCCGCAAAACAATGCCCAGAACGTAGACAGCCTTCTTGGGAAATTCCTGCGCATCAACGTTGATTCCGGAAATCCCTACAGTTCACCGAGCGATAACCCCTTCTTTGGGGCAACCCGTGGGCGGGATGAAATTTATGCCGTGGGTTTGCGCAATCCCTTCCGATTCTCTTTTGACCGGGAAACCGGCCAGCTTTATGCCGGAGACGTCGGCCAAAATCGCCTTGAAGAAATTGATATCATCACCAAAGGTGGGAACTATGGCTGGCGAGTGATGGAAGCCTCCGATTGTTTTAACCCGTCAACCAACTGTAACCGCACTGGTCTGACCTTGCCGATAGCCGAATATGATCATTCGGTTGGCTGTTCGGTCACTGGTGGGTATGTCTATCGCGGAAGCCGGTTTCCGTCACTGGACGGCATCTATTTTTATGGCGACTACTGCACGGGCGTGATATTTGGGTATCGAAACGGTCAGTCGTTTGAAGTTCGTGCCCCTGACAGCAACCTCAACATCACGTCGTTTGGCGAAGATGCTGACGGTGAACTGTATGTCATCAGTCAGGGCGGCGAAGTGTTTCGCATTTTGGGTCCGCAAAATGAACCGTGCTCCCTCACCTGTCCAAATGACATCACGGTCACGGATGAAGACGGCAATGGCTCGGAAGCGGTGACATTCTCAGCACCTCAGACCAGCGGCAACTGCGGGACGGTCACCTCGACGCCAGCCTCTGGATCAACGTTTGCAGTCGGCACCACCACCGTCAGGAGTCGAACAGTGGATGGAAGCGCTGAATGCTCGTTTACGGTCACCGTACGCCCCAAACCAGCCGACAGTGTTGAACCAGCCGTTCAGGTCATTGCTCCAAATGGTGGCGAAACCATCACCGCCGGCGACCAGGTCACCATCACCTGGACATCAAGTGATAATGTGGCCGTTGTCTCCCAGGATATTGATTATCTGTTTGAATTCATTGATCTGGCGCCAGTCCCGATTGTCACAGGTCTGCCAGGGAATGCTCAGAGTTTTCTTTGGGAATTTAATGGTCGCGAATCAGCCGCTGACACGATCCGCATCCGGGTGATTGCTTTTGATGAAGCCGAAAACCGGGGAACAGATATGTCAGATGCTCCGCTGACGCTGGTTACACCCACGGTTGACACCACGCCGCCGACGGTTCGGGTGGTGTCTCCAAATGGCGGCGAGAAACTCAAAGCTGGAACGACAACGATCATTCGGTGGGAATCGGCTGACAATCAGGGCGTAAACCGGCATGATGTCCTGCTCTCAACTGATGATGGAGCAAGTTTCCCGACCACACTTGCCTCAGGACTGCCTGGAACGGCCCAAAGTTTCGATTTTGCAATTCCAGCAACTCAAGGGAAATCAAAAACCGCCCGCATTCAGGTTCGTGCGACCGACGATGCTGGCAATTCGGCATTTGATACCAGCGATGCCAGCTTCCGAATTAAAAGACGAAAATGA